Proteins co-encoded in one Apteryx mantelli isolate bAptMan1 chromosome 4, bAptMan1.hap1, whole genome shotgun sequence genomic window:
- the LOC136991857 gene encoding olfactory receptor 5J3-like, protein MADENCTRVTHFTLAGLTEHPRLKPVLFALFLGTYILTLVGNLGIIVLVRVSPQLHTPMYFFLSNLSFLDICYSCTISPKMLLDLSEKHRAISFAGCLMQFYFYVVFGTSEVYLLAAMAYDRYVAICSPLLYGVVMSPGLCTCLVTGSYLAGMLNAIIHTSTLLQLSFCGPHVINDFYCDGPALFVLSSTDTWLNEVVMFVFVGFNLTTTNLLIVASYTRIAVTIVRMRSAEGRRKACSTCASHLATVMMLYVSFVLMYLRPSSSSAVDEDKWASVFSVVVIPFSNPLIYSLRNKEVKAALRRLLRRKMCP, encoded by the coding sequence ATGGCGGATGAGAACTGCACCAGGGTGACCCACTTCACCCTTGCAGGACTCACAGAGCACCCACGCCTGAAGCCTGTCCTCTTcgccctcttcctgggcacctacaTACTGACCCTAGTGGGAAACCTCGGCAtcatcgtgctggtcagggtcagcccccagctccacacccccatgtactttttcctcagtaacttgtccttcttagacatttgctattcctgcactatcagccccaaaatgctgttggacctttcagaaaaacacagagccatttcttttgctggctgcCTCATGCAATTTTACTTCTACGTTGTTTTTGGCACGTCTGAGGTCTACCTTCTGGCTGccatggcgtatgaccgctacgtggccatctgcagccccctgctctaCGGGGTCGTCATGTCTCCTGGACTCTGCACGTGCCTGGTCACCGGGTCTTACCTTGCGGGGATGCTGAATGCCATCATACACACGAGCACCttgctccagctctccttctgTGGTCCTCACGTCATCAATGACTTCTACTGTGATGGGCCTGCATTGTTTGTTCTCTCCTCCACTGACACGTGGCTCAACGAGGttgtgatgtttgtgtttgtgggcttcaaCCTGACCACCACCAACCTGCTCATCGTTGCCTCCTACACCCGCATTGCGGTGACCATCGTGAGGATGCGCTCTGCTGAAGGCAGGCGCAAAGCCTgctccacctgtgcctcccacctagCAACTGTCATGATGCTCTATGTGAGTTTTGTCCTCATGTACCTACGGCCCAGCTCTAGTTCAGCAGTTGATGAAGATAAGTGGGCTTCAGTTTTCTCTGTGGTAGTGATCCCTTTTTCAAATCCTCTGATTTACAGCCTGAGAAACAAGGAGGTGAAGGCTGCTCTGAGGAGACTTCTGAGGAGGAAAATGTGCCCATGA
- the LOC136991858 gene encoding olfactory receptor 5J3-like — protein MVDENCTRVTHFTLAGLTDHPHLKPVLFALFLGTYTLTLVGNLGIIVLVRVSPQLHTPMYFFLSNLSFLDICYSCTISPKMLLDLSEKHRAISFAGCLMQLYFYGVFATAEIYLLAAMAYDRYVAICSPLLYGVVMSPGLCTGLVAGCYLAGLLNATIHTSGLLQLSFCGPHVINNFYCDGPPLLVLSSTDTWLNEVVMFVFVGFNLTTTNLLIITSYTRIAVTIVRMRSAEGRRKACSTCASHLAAITIFYVSAAFNYMQPSSMNSMERRKIASIFYNIIVPMLNPLIYSLRNKEVKHATVNIISRKMYF, from the coding sequence ATGGTGGATGAGAACTGCACCAGGGTGACCCACTTCACCCTCGCAGGACTCACAGATCACCCACACCTGAAGCCTGTCCTCTTcgccctcttcctgggcacctacaCGCTGACCCTAGTGGGAAACCTCGGCAtcatcgtgctggtcagggtcagcccccaactccacacccccatgtactttttcctcagtaacttgtccttcttagacatttgctattcctgcactatcagccccaaaatgctgttggacctttcagaaaaacacagagccatttcttttgctggctgcCTCATGCAGTTATACTTCTATGGTGTTTTTGCCACAGCTGAGATCTACCTTCTGGCTGccatggcgtatgaccgctacgtggccatctgcagccccctgctctaCGGGGTCGTCATGTCTCCTGGACTCTGCACGGGCCTGGTTGCTGGGTGCTACCTCGCTGGGCTGCTGAATGCCACCATACACACGAGCGGCttgctccagctctccttctgTGGCCCTCACGTCATCAATAACTTCTACTGTGATGGGCCCCCATTGCTTGTTCTCTCCTCCACTGACACATGGCTCAACGAGGttgtgatgtttgtgtttgtgggatTCAACCTGACCACCACCAACCTGCTCATCATCACCTCCTACACCCGTATTGCGGTGACCATCGTGAGGATGCGCTCTGCTGAAGGCAGGCGCAAAGCCTgctccacctgtgcctcccacctagCAGCCATCACCATCTTCTACGTGTCTGCTGCTTTCAATTACATGCAACCCAGTTCAATGAACTCAATGGAGAGAAGGAAAATTGCATCCATCTTTTATAACATTATAGTCCCCATGCTGAACCCCTTGATTTACagtctgaggaacaaggaggtgaagCATGCCACAGTCAATATTATCAGCAGGAAAATGTACTTCTGA
- the LOC136991971 gene encoding olfactory receptor 5J3-like codes for MADENCTRVTHFTLAGLTEHPHLKPVLFALFLGTYTLTLVGNLGIIVLVRVSPQLHTPMYFFLSNLSFLDICYSCTISPKMLLDLSEKHKAISFAGCLMQFYFYAFFVTSEVYLLAAMAYDRYVAICSSLLYGVVMSPGLCTGLVAGSYLAGLLNAVAHTSGLIQLSFCGPHVINNFYCDVPPLLVLSSTDTWLNEVVMIVFVGFNVITTNLLIIASYTHIAVTIVRMRSAAGRRKACSTCASHLAAVTIFFVSAAFNYMQPSSMNSMESKKISSIFYIIIIPMLNPLIYSLRNKEVKHATINIIRRKMYF; via the coding sequence ATGGCGGATGAGAACTGCACCAGGGTGACCCACTTCACCCTCGCAGGACTCACAGAGCACCCACACCTGAAGCCTGTCCTCTTcgccctcttcctgggcacctacaCGCTGACCCTAGTGGGAAACCTCGGCAtcatcgtgctggtcagggtcagcccccagctccacacccccatgtactttttcctcagtaacttgtccttcttagacatttgctattcctgcaccatcagccccaaaatgctgttggacctttcagaaaaacacaaagccatttcttttgctggctgcCTCATGCAGTTTTACTTCTATGCTTTTTTTGTAACGTCTGAAGTTTACCTTCTGGCTGccatggcgtatgaccgctacgtggccatctgtaGCTCCCTGCTCTACGGGGTCGTCATGTCTCCTGGACTCTGCACGGGCCTGGTTGCCGGGTCCTACCTTGCAGGGCTGCTGAATGCTGTTGCACACACGAGTGGCTTGATCCAGCTCTCCTTCTGTGGCCCTCACGTCATCAATAACTTCTACTGTGATGTGCCCCCATTGCTTGTTCTCTCCTCCACTGACACGTGGCTCAACGAGGTTGTGATgattgtgtttgtgggcttcaaCGTGATCACCACCAACCTGCTCATCATCGCCTCTTATACCCACATTGCAGTGACCATCGTGAGGATGCGCTCTGCTGCAGGCAGGCGCAAAGCCTgctccacctgtgcctcccacctagCAGCCGTCACCATCTTCTTTGTATCTGCTGCTTTCAATTACATGCAACCCAGTTCCATGAACTCAATGGAGAGCAAGAAAATTTCATCCATCTTTTATATCATTATAATCCCCATGCTgaatcccttgatttacagtctgaggaacaaggaggtgaagCATGCCACAATCAATATTATCAGGAGGAAAATGTACTTCTGA
- the LOC136991859 gene encoding olfactory receptor 5J3-like, whose protein sequence is MADENCTRVTHFTLAGLTEHPHLKPVLFALFLGTYTLTLVGNLGIIVLVRVSPQLHTPMYFFLSNLSFLDICYSCTISPKMLLDLSEKHRAISFAGCLMQFYFYAVFATAEIYLLAAMAYDRYVAICSPLLYGVIMSPALCTCLVTGSYLAGLLHAVIHTSSLLQLSFCGPHIINNFYCDAPPLFVLSSTDTWLNEVVVFVFVGFNLTTTNLLIITSYTRIAVTIVRMHSAEGRRKACSTCASHLAAVLILYVSFFLMYLRPSSSSAVDEDKWPSVFSTVVIPLSNPLIYSLRNKEVKAALRRLLRRTMCP, encoded by the coding sequence ATGGCGGATGAGAACTGCACCAGGGTGACCCACTTCACCCTTGCAGGACTCACAGAGCACCCACACCTGAAGCCTGTCCTCTTcgccctcttcctgggcacctacaCGCTGACCCTAGTGGGAAACCTCGGCAtcatcgtgctggtcagggtcagcccccagctccacacccccatgtactttttcctcagtaacttgtccttcttagacatttgctattcctgcaccatcagccccaaaatgctgttggacctttcagaaaaacacagagccatttcttttgctggctgcCTCATGCAGTTTTACTTTTATGCTGTTTTTGCCACGGCTGAGATCTACCTTCTGGCTGccatggcgtatgaccgctacgtggccatctgcagccccctgctctaTGGGGTCATCATGTCTCCTGCACTGTGCACATGCCTGGTCACCGGGTCCTACCTCGCGGGGCTGCTGCATGCTGTCATACACACAAGCAGCttgctccagctctccttctgTGGTCCTCACATCATCAATAACTTCTACTGTGATGCGCCCCCATTGTTTGTTCTCTCCTCCACTGACACATGGCTCAACGAGGTTGTggtttttgtgtttgtgggcttcaaCCTGACCACCACCAACCTGCTCATCATCACCTCCTACACCCGTATTGCGGTGACCATCGTGAGGATGCACTCTGCTGAAGGCAGGCGCAAAGCCTgctccacctgtgcctcccacctagCGGCTGTCCTGATTCTCTATGTGAGTTTTTTCCTCATGTACCTACGGCCCAGCTCTAGTTCAGCAGTTGATGAAGATAAGTGGCCTTCAGTTTTCTCTACGGTAGTGATACCTTTGTCAAATCCTCTGATTTACAGCCTGAGAAACAAGGAGGTGAAGGCTGCTCTGAGGAGACTTCTGAGGAGGACAATGTGCCCatga